In Xiphophorus couchianus chromosome 24, X_couchianus-1.0, whole genome shotgun sequence, a single genomic region encodes these proteins:
- the LOC114140510 gene encoding NACHT, LRR and PYD domains-containing protein 3-like isoform X2 produces MMKRLLLNKGASSSSSSSSSSSSLSGCRWHFLISLLVSLLESFRLRRRSQLDGEFRGFVSSMDQREDRQDRVRPSKASLCGGHKDIRNQPEPRTEPGAEPGPEPGPSCVSFKSDGSKDNPLVNFKRLNIPESESVQRISGVPEHAAFPQLDSIFKLLEIKIVSFVQNELKKIHQVLCSNDPECLTCSMDVEDEEKISREAFLKITHQFLRNMKQEELADQIQNKMYGGVHQHHFKSSLKTKFQCVFEGIAKAGSPTLLNQIYTELYITEGGTGEVNQEHEVRQIETASRKPYRPETTIKLEDIFKVPPGGDQPIKTVMTKGAAGIGKTVLTQKFTLDWAEDKTNQNIQFIFPFTFRELNVLREKKFSLVELIHHFFPETKGIFSFEQFQVLFIFDGLDESRLGLDFNNNPILTDVTESSSVDVLLTNLIRGKLLPSALLWITTRPAAANQIPPGYIDMVIDIGGFNDPQKEEYFRKRFSDEELANKIISHIKASPTLHILCYIPIFCWITATVLEDIEKTSKSRGLPKTLTEMYIHFLVVQTKVMKVKYDGGSETDPHWSPDNKKMIESLGKLAFDQLQKGNLIFYESDLTECGIDIRAASVYSGVFTQIFREERGLYQDKVFCFVHLSVQEFLAALHVHLTFTERCENLMDKNTFVEEPDLNVLYQSAVEKALDSLNGHLDLFLRFLLGLSLQTNQSLLKGLLKWTTNNSQRNQHTVQCIKKYTEKSLCFEKMLCLFHCLNEIKYNSVVEEIQQYLTSGRLRTHNLSPAEWSDLVSIILSSESNLDVFELKNYDDSENVLLMLLPVVKVSITALLAGCGLFRRTCEALSSILSAPTCSIMELDLSNNNLEDSGLNLLLLGMKNLDCKLEIVRLSRCNLSDKSCESLSSLFCSRPCSLRELDLSSNSLQDSGVKQLCAGLQSSHCKLETLRLSLCYLSDKSCQAICFILSSQTSLLRVLDLSNNDLQDSGVQLLCEGLESPNCKLESLSLSGCMITEEGCASLALTLSSKPSALKQLDLSYNHPGESGLKLLSTGLDDPNWALETLRVEPAGVRWLTPGLRKYSCQLTVDRNSVTGNLKLSEDNMKVTRVEEKIFPEYEESYQLLCSNGLTGRCYWEVEWTGEIDVSVNRERKEEEKDRDSPLELMDFSWSLGCSDTGYSTRKDNSKLSLVAFSNQPVSPKIAMYLDCPAGTLSFFSVDSDSLSHIRTFNAVIAEPLYVGLNFFFTNSSVSSVRTTAPLC; encoded by the exons ATGATGAAACGTCTCTTACTGAATAAAggagcctcctcttcctcctcctcctcctcctcctcctcctccctctctgggTGCAGATGGCATTTCCTGATTTCTCTTCTAGTTTCACTTTTAGAAAGTTTTCGGCTCAGACGACGTTCTCAGTTGGATG GTGAATTTCGTGGGTTTGTGAGCAGCATGGATCAGCGTGAGGACAGACAGGACAGAGTCCGTCCCTCTAAAGCGTCTCTGTGTGGAGGACACAAGGACATCAG GAACCAACCAGAACCCAGAACAGAACCTGGAGCAGAACCCGGACCCGAACCTGGACCCAGCTGTGTGTCCTTTAAGAGCGACGGGTCAAAGGACAACCCACTTGTTAACTTTAAGAGACTAAATATCCCTGAATCTGA AAGTGTCCAGAGGATCTCGGGGGTTCCTGAACATGCAGCGTTCCCACAGCTGGACTCCATATTTAag CTGCTGGAAATCAAGATTGTCTCTTTTGTGCAAAACGAGCTGAAGAAGATCCACCAGGTTTTATGTTCAAATGATCCTGAATGCTTAACGTGTTCGATGGATGTTGAAGATGAAGAGAAGATCAGCAGAGAAGCTTTTCTGAAAATTACCCAtcaatttctgagaaatatgaAGCAGGAGGAGCTGGCTGATCAGATTCAGAACA aaatgtatgGTGGAGTTCATCAGCACCATTTCAAATCCTCCCTGAAGACGAAGTTCCAGTGTGTGTTTGAGGGAATCGCTAAAGCAGGAAGTCCAACCCTGCTGAACCAGATCTACACTGAGCTCTACATCACagagggaggaactggagaggtcAACCAGGAACATGAGGTCAGACAGATTGAAACAGCATCCAGGAAACCATACAGaccagaaacaacaataaaactagAAGACATCTTTAAAGTCCCACCTGGAGGAGATCAACCAATTAAAACAGTGATGACTAAAGGAGCAGCTGGCATTGGGAAAACAGTCTTAACACAGAAGTTCACTCTGGACTGGGCTGAAGACAAAACCAACCAGAACATCCAGTTCATATTTCCATTCACCTTCAGAGAACTGAATGTgctgagagagaaaaagttcagcttGGTGGAACTGATTCATCACTTCTTTCCTGAAACCAAAGGAATCTTTAGCTTTGAACAgttccaggttctgttcatctttgatggTCTGGATGAGAGTCGACTTGGTCTGGACTTCAACAACAATCCGATCCTGACTGATGTTACAGAGTCCAGCTCAGTGGATGTTCTGCTGACAAACCTCATCAGGGGGaaactgcttccctctgctctcctctggataaccacacgacctgcagcagccaatcagatcccaCCTGGATATATTGACATGGTCATAGATATCGGAGGTTTCAATGACCCACAGAAGGAGGAGTATTTCAGAAAGAGATTCAGTGATGAGGAACTGGCCAACAAGATCATCTCCCACATCAAGGCATCACCAACCCTCCATATCCTGTGTTATATCCCAAtcttctgctggatcactgctacAGTTCTGGAGGATATAGAGAAAACCAGCAAGAGTAGAGGCCTGCCAAAGACTCTGACTGAGATGTACATCCACTTCCTGGTGGTTCAGACCAAAGTGATGAAGGTCAAGTATGATGGAGGATCTGAAACAGATCCACACTGGAGTCCAGACAACAAGAAGATGATTGAGTCTCTGGGAAAACTGGcttttgatcagctgcagaaaggaaacctgATCTTCTATGAATCAGACCTGACAGAGTGTGGCATCGATATCAGAGCAGCCTCAGTGTACTCAGGAGTGTTCACACAGATCTTTAGGGAGGAGAGAGGGCTGTACCAGGACAAGGTGTTCTGCTTCGTCCATCTGAGTgttcaggagtttctggctgctcttCATGTTCATCTAACCTTTACTGAACGTTGTGAGAACTTGATGGACAAGAACACCTTTGTGGAAGAGCCTGATCTAAATGTTCTTTACCAGAGTGCTGTGGAGAAGGCCTTAGACAGTCTGAATGGACACTTGGATCTCTTCCTCCGCTTCCTTCTGGGTCTTTCTCTCCAGACCAACCAATCTCTCCTTAAAGGCCTGCTTAAATGGACCACAAATAACTCACAGAGGAATCAGCACACAGTCCAGTGCATAAAGAAATACACTGAAAAATCTCTATGCTTTGAGAAAATGTTGTGTCTGTTCCACTGTCTGAATGAAATTAAGTATAATTCAGTAGTGGAGGAGATCCAGCAGTACCTGACTTCAGGACGCCTCAGAACGCACAACTTGTCTCCTGCTGAGTGGTCAGATCTGGTCTCCATCATTCTGTCTTCAGAAAGTAATCTGGATGTCTTTGAACTCAAGAATTATGATGATTCAGAGAACGTtcttctgatgctgctgccagtGGTCAAGGTCTCCATTACAGCTCT GCTGGCAGGTTGTGGGCTCTTTAGGAGAACATGTGAGGCCTTGTCCTCCATTCTCAGCGCCCCGACATGTAGCATAATGGAGCTAGATTTAAGTAACAACAATCTGGAGGACTCTGGACTAAATCTTCTGCTGCTTGGAATGAAAAATCTTGATTGTAAACTGGAAATTGTGAG ATTGAGTCGCTGCAACTTGTCCGATAAAAGCTGTGAGAGCTTGTCGTCACTTTTCTGCTCCCGGCCTTGTAGTCTGAGAGAGCTGGACCTGAGCAGCAACAGcctgcaggattcaggagtgaagcAGCTGTGTGCTGGGCTGCAGAGTTCTCACTGCAAACTGGAAACTCTCAG aCTTAGTCTCTGCTACCTGTCAGACAAAAGCTGCCAAGCCATCTGCTTCATCCTCTCTTCTCAAACTTCACTTTTGAGAGTGCTGGACCTGAGCAACAATGACCTCCAGGACTCTGGAGTGCAGCTGCTGTGCGAGGGACTGGAGAGTCCAAACTGCAAGCTTGAGTCGCTCAG CTTGTCAGGCTGCATGATCACAGAGGAAGGCTGTGCTTCCCTGGCTTTAACTCTGAGCTCCAAGCCTTCAGCGCTGAAGCAACTGGACCTGAGTTACAATCATCCAGGAGAATCAGGACTTAAGCTGCTGTCAACAGGCCTGGATGACCCAAACTGGGCACTGGAGACTCTCAG GGTGGAGCCTGCTGGAGTCCGATGGTTGACTCCAGGTCTGAGGAAGT ATTCCTGTCAACTCACCGTCGACAGAAACTCAGTGACTGGAAACCTGAAACTTTCTGAAGACAACATGAAGGTGACACGTGTGGAAGAGAAGATATTTCCTGAATATGAGGAGTCTTACCAGCTGCTCTGTAGTAATGGTCTTACTGGCCGTTGTTACTGGGAAGTCGAGTGGACAGGAGAGATTGACGTGTCAGTaaacagagaaaggaaagaggaagaaaaggacaGAGACTCTCCACTGGAACTGATGGATTTCAGCTGGAGTTTGGGATGTTCTGATACTGGTTACTCAACTAGGAAGGATAATAGCAAACTATCTTTAGTAGCTTTCTCCAACCAGCCTGTTTCTCCAAAAATAGCGATGTACTTGGACTGTCCGGCTGGAACTCTGTCCTTTTTCAGTGTTGACTCGGATTCTCTGAGCCACATCCGCACATTCAACGCAGTGATTGCAGAACCTCTTTATGTTGGTTTGAACTTCTTTTTCACCAATAGTTCTGTATCGTCTGTAAGAACCACTGCCCCTCTTTGCTAG
- the LOC114140510 gene encoding NACHT, LRR and PYD domains-containing protein 3-like isoform X1, whose translation MMKRLLLNKGASSSSSSSSSSSSLSGCRWHFLISLLVSLLESFRLRRRSQLDGEFRGFVSSMDQREDRQDRVRPSKASLCGGHKDIRNQPEPRTEPGAEPGPEPGPSCVSFKSDGSKDNPLVNFKRLNIPESESVQRISGVPEHAAFPQLDSIFKLLEIKIVSFVQNELKKIHQVLCSNDPECLTCSMDVEDEEKISREAFLKITHQFLRNMKQEELADQIQNKMYGGVHQHHFKSSLKTKFQCVFEGIAKAGSPTLLNQIYTELYITEGGTGEVNQEHEVRQIETASRKPYRPETTIKLEDIFKVPPGGDQPIKTVMTKGAAGIGKTVLTQKFTLDWAEDKTNQNIQFIFPFTFRELNVLREKKFSLVELIHHFFPETKGIFSFEQFQVLFIFDGLDESRLGLDFNNNPILTDVTESSSVDVLLTNLIRGKLLPSALLWITTRPAAANQIPPGYIDMVIDIGGFNDPQKEEYFRKRFSDEELANKIISHIKASPTLHILCYIPIFCWITATVLEDIEKTSKSRGLPKTLTEMYIHFLVVQTKVMKVKYDGGSETDPHWSPDNKKMIESLGKLAFDQLQKGNLIFYESDLTECGIDIRAASVYSGVFTQIFREERGLYQDKVFCFVHLSVQEFLAALHVHLTFTERCENLMDKNTFVEEPDLNVLYQSAVEKALDSLNGHLDLFLRFLLGLSLQTNQSLLKGLLKWTTNNSQRNQHTVQCIKKYTEKSLCFEKMLCLFHCLNEIKYNSVVEEIQQYLTSGRLRTHNLSPAEWSDLVSIILSSESNLDVFELKNYDDSENVLLMLLPVVKVSITALLAGCGLFRRTCEALSSILSAPTCSIMELDLSNNNLEDSGLNLLLLGMKNLDCKLEIVRLSRCNLSDKSCESLSSLFCSRPCSLRELDLSSNSLQDSGVKQLCAGLQSSHCKLETLRLSLCYLSDKSCQAICFILSSQTSLLRVLDLSNNDLQDSGVQLLCEGLESPNCKLESLSLSGCMITEEGCASLALTLSSKPSALKQLDLSYNHPGESGLKLLSTGLDDPNWALETLRVEPAGVRWLTPGLRKSGLCLSPSDSCQLTVDRNSVTGNLKLSEDNMKVTRVEEKIFPEYEESYQLLCSNGLTGRCYWEVEWTGEIDVSVNRERKEEEKDRDSPLELMDFSWSLGCSDTGYSTRKDNSKLSLVAFSNQPVSPKIAMYLDCPAGTLSFFSVDSDSLSHIRTFNAVIAEPLYVGLNFFFTNSSVSSVRTTAPLC comes from the exons ATGATGAAACGTCTCTTACTGAATAAAggagcctcctcttcctcctcctcctcctcctcctcctcctccctctctgggTGCAGATGGCATTTCCTGATTTCTCTTCTAGTTTCACTTTTAGAAAGTTTTCGGCTCAGACGACGTTCTCAGTTGGATG GTGAATTTCGTGGGTTTGTGAGCAGCATGGATCAGCGTGAGGACAGACAGGACAGAGTCCGTCCCTCTAAAGCGTCTCTGTGTGGAGGACACAAGGACATCAG GAACCAACCAGAACCCAGAACAGAACCTGGAGCAGAACCCGGACCCGAACCTGGACCCAGCTGTGTGTCCTTTAAGAGCGACGGGTCAAAGGACAACCCACTTGTTAACTTTAAGAGACTAAATATCCCTGAATCTGA AAGTGTCCAGAGGATCTCGGGGGTTCCTGAACATGCAGCGTTCCCACAGCTGGACTCCATATTTAag CTGCTGGAAATCAAGATTGTCTCTTTTGTGCAAAACGAGCTGAAGAAGATCCACCAGGTTTTATGTTCAAATGATCCTGAATGCTTAACGTGTTCGATGGATGTTGAAGATGAAGAGAAGATCAGCAGAGAAGCTTTTCTGAAAATTACCCAtcaatttctgagaaatatgaAGCAGGAGGAGCTGGCTGATCAGATTCAGAACA aaatgtatgGTGGAGTTCATCAGCACCATTTCAAATCCTCCCTGAAGACGAAGTTCCAGTGTGTGTTTGAGGGAATCGCTAAAGCAGGAAGTCCAACCCTGCTGAACCAGATCTACACTGAGCTCTACATCACagagggaggaactggagaggtcAACCAGGAACATGAGGTCAGACAGATTGAAACAGCATCCAGGAAACCATACAGaccagaaacaacaataaaactagAAGACATCTTTAAAGTCCCACCTGGAGGAGATCAACCAATTAAAACAGTGATGACTAAAGGAGCAGCTGGCATTGGGAAAACAGTCTTAACACAGAAGTTCACTCTGGACTGGGCTGAAGACAAAACCAACCAGAACATCCAGTTCATATTTCCATTCACCTTCAGAGAACTGAATGTgctgagagagaaaaagttcagcttGGTGGAACTGATTCATCACTTCTTTCCTGAAACCAAAGGAATCTTTAGCTTTGAACAgttccaggttctgttcatctttgatggTCTGGATGAGAGTCGACTTGGTCTGGACTTCAACAACAATCCGATCCTGACTGATGTTACAGAGTCCAGCTCAGTGGATGTTCTGCTGACAAACCTCATCAGGGGGaaactgcttccctctgctctcctctggataaccacacgacctgcagcagccaatcagatcccaCCTGGATATATTGACATGGTCATAGATATCGGAGGTTTCAATGACCCACAGAAGGAGGAGTATTTCAGAAAGAGATTCAGTGATGAGGAACTGGCCAACAAGATCATCTCCCACATCAAGGCATCACCAACCCTCCATATCCTGTGTTATATCCCAAtcttctgctggatcactgctacAGTTCTGGAGGATATAGAGAAAACCAGCAAGAGTAGAGGCCTGCCAAAGACTCTGACTGAGATGTACATCCACTTCCTGGTGGTTCAGACCAAAGTGATGAAGGTCAAGTATGATGGAGGATCTGAAACAGATCCACACTGGAGTCCAGACAACAAGAAGATGATTGAGTCTCTGGGAAAACTGGcttttgatcagctgcagaaaggaaacctgATCTTCTATGAATCAGACCTGACAGAGTGTGGCATCGATATCAGAGCAGCCTCAGTGTACTCAGGAGTGTTCACACAGATCTTTAGGGAGGAGAGAGGGCTGTACCAGGACAAGGTGTTCTGCTTCGTCCATCTGAGTgttcaggagtttctggctgctcttCATGTTCATCTAACCTTTACTGAACGTTGTGAGAACTTGATGGACAAGAACACCTTTGTGGAAGAGCCTGATCTAAATGTTCTTTACCAGAGTGCTGTGGAGAAGGCCTTAGACAGTCTGAATGGACACTTGGATCTCTTCCTCCGCTTCCTTCTGGGTCTTTCTCTCCAGACCAACCAATCTCTCCTTAAAGGCCTGCTTAAATGGACCACAAATAACTCACAGAGGAATCAGCACACAGTCCAGTGCATAAAGAAATACACTGAAAAATCTCTATGCTTTGAGAAAATGTTGTGTCTGTTCCACTGTCTGAATGAAATTAAGTATAATTCAGTAGTGGAGGAGATCCAGCAGTACCTGACTTCAGGACGCCTCAGAACGCACAACTTGTCTCCTGCTGAGTGGTCAGATCTGGTCTCCATCATTCTGTCTTCAGAAAGTAATCTGGATGTCTTTGAACTCAAGAATTATGATGATTCAGAGAACGTtcttctgatgctgctgccagtGGTCAAGGTCTCCATTACAGCTCT GCTGGCAGGTTGTGGGCTCTTTAGGAGAACATGTGAGGCCTTGTCCTCCATTCTCAGCGCCCCGACATGTAGCATAATGGAGCTAGATTTAAGTAACAACAATCTGGAGGACTCTGGACTAAATCTTCTGCTGCTTGGAATGAAAAATCTTGATTGTAAACTGGAAATTGTGAG ATTGAGTCGCTGCAACTTGTCCGATAAAAGCTGTGAGAGCTTGTCGTCACTTTTCTGCTCCCGGCCTTGTAGTCTGAGAGAGCTGGACCTGAGCAGCAACAGcctgcaggattcaggagtgaagcAGCTGTGTGCTGGGCTGCAGAGTTCTCACTGCAAACTGGAAACTCTCAG aCTTAGTCTCTGCTACCTGTCAGACAAAAGCTGCCAAGCCATCTGCTTCATCCTCTCTTCTCAAACTTCACTTTTGAGAGTGCTGGACCTGAGCAACAATGACCTCCAGGACTCTGGAGTGCAGCTGCTGTGCGAGGGACTGGAGAGTCCAAACTGCAAGCTTGAGTCGCTCAG CTTGTCAGGCTGCATGATCACAGAGGAAGGCTGTGCTTCCCTGGCTTTAACTCTGAGCTCCAAGCCTTCAGCGCTGAAGCAACTGGACCTGAGTTACAATCATCCAGGAGAATCAGGACTTAAGCTGCTGTCAACAGGCCTGGATGACCCAAACTGGGCACTGGAGACTCTCAG GGTGGAGCCTGCTGGAGTCCGATGGTTGACTCCAGGTCTGAGGAAGT cTGGATTGTGTTTATCTCCATCAGATTCCTGTCAACTCACCGTCGACAGAAACTCAGTGACTGGAAACCTGAAACTTTCTGAAGACAACATGAAGGTGACACGTGTGGAAGAGAAGATATTTCCTGAATATGAGGAGTCTTACCAGCTGCTCTGTAGTAATGGTCTTACTGGCCGTTGTTACTGGGAAGTCGAGTGGACAGGAGAGATTGACGTGTCAGTaaacagagaaaggaaagaggaagaaaaggacaGAGACTCTCCACTGGAACTGATGGATTTCAGCTGGAGTTTGGGATGTTCTGATACTGGTTACTCAACTAGGAAGGATAATAGCAAACTATCTTTAGTAGCTTTCTCCAACCAGCCTGTTTCTCCAAAAATAGCGATGTACTTGGACTGTCCGGCTGGAACTCTGTCCTTTTTCAGTGTTGACTCGGATTCTCTGAGCCACATCCGCACATTCAACGCAGTGATTGCAGAACCTCTTTATGTTGGTTTGAACTTCTTTTTCACCAATAGTTCTGTATCGTCTGTAAGAACCACTGCCCCTCTTTGCTAG
- the LOC114140510 gene encoding NACHT, LRR and PYD domains-containing protein 3-like isoform X3, which produces MDQREDRQDRVRPSKASLCGGHKDIRNQPEPRTEPGAEPGPEPGPSCVSFKSDGSKDNPLVNFKRLNIPESESVQRISGVPEHAAFPQLDSIFKLLEIKIVSFVQNELKKIHQVLCSNDPECLTCSMDVEDEEKISREAFLKITHQFLRNMKQEELADQIQNKMYGGVHQHHFKSSLKTKFQCVFEGIAKAGSPTLLNQIYTELYITEGGTGEVNQEHEVRQIETASRKPYRPETTIKLEDIFKVPPGGDQPIKTVMTKGAAGIGKTVLTQKFTLDWAEDKTNQNIQFIFPFTFRELNVLREKKFSLVELIHHFFPETKGIFSFEQFQVLFIFDGLDESRLGLDFNNNPILTDVTESSSVDVLLTNLIRGKLLPSALLWITTRPAAANQIPPGYIDMVIDIGGFNDPQKEEYFRKRFSDEELANKIISHIKASPTLHILCYIPIFCWITATVLEDIEKTSKSRGLPKTLTEMYIHFLVVQTKVMKVKYDGGSETDPHWSPDNKKMIESLGKLAFDQLQKGNLIFYESDLTECGIDIRAASVYSGVFTQIFREERGLYQDKVFCFVHLSVQEFLAALHVHLTFTERCENLMDKNTFVEEPDLNVLYQSAVEKALDSLNGHLDLFLRFLLGLSLQTNQSLLKGLLKWTTNNSQRNQHTVQCIKKYTEKSLCFEKMLCLFHCLNEIKYNSVVEEIQQYLTSGRLRTHNLSPAEWSDLVSIILSSESNLDVFELKNYDDSENVLLMLLPVVKVSITALLAGCGLFRRTCEALSSILSAPTCSIMELDLSNNNLEDSGLNLLLLGMKNLDCKLEIVRLSRCNLSDKSCESLSSLFCSRPCSLRELDLSSNSLQDSGVKQLCAGLQSSHCKLETLRLSLCYLSDKSCQAICFILSSQTSLLRVLDLSNNDLQDSGVQLLCEGLESPNCKLESLSLSGCMITEEGCASLALTLSSKPSALKQLDLSYNHPGESGLKLLSTGLDDPNWALETLRVEPAGVRWLTPGLRKSGLCLSPSDSCQLTVDRNSVTGNLKLSEDNMKVTRVEEKIFPEYEESYQLLCSNGLTGRCYWEVEWTGEIDVSVNRERKEEEKDRDSPLELMDFSWSLGCSDTGYSTRKDNSKLSLVAFSNQPVSPKIAMYLDCPAGTLSFFSVDSDSLSHIRTFNAVIAEPLYVGLNFFFTNSSVSSVRTTAPLC; this is translated from the exons ATGGATCAGCGTGAGGACAGACAGGACAGAGTCCGTCCCTCTAAAGCGTCTCTGTGTGGAGGACACAAGGACATCAG GAACCAACCAGAACCCAGAACAGAACCTGGAGCAGAACCCGGACCCGAACCTGGACCCAGCTGTGTGTCCTTTAAGAGCGACGGGTCAAAGGACAACCCACTTGTTAACTTTAAGAGACTAAATATCCCTGAATCTGA AAGTGTCCAGAGGATCTCGGGGGTTCCTGAACATGCAGCGTTCCCACAGCTGGACTCCATATTTAag CTGCTGGAAATCAAGATTGTCTCTTTTGTGCAAAACGAGCTGAAGAAGATCCACCAGGTTTTATGTTCAAATGATCCTGAATGCTTAACGTGTTCGATGGATGTTGAAGATGAAGAGAAGATCAGCAGAGAAGCTTTTCTGAAAATTACCCAtcaatttctgagaaatatgaAGCAGGAGGAGCTGGCTGATCAGATTCAGAACA aaatgtatgGTGGAGTTCATCAGCACCATTTCAAATCCTCCCTGAAGACGAAGTTCCAGTGTGTGTTTGAGGGAATCGCTAAAGCAGGAAGTCCAACCCTGCTGAACCAGATCTACACTGAGCTCTACATCACagagggaggaactggagaggtcAACCAGGAACATGAGGTCAGACAGATTGAAACAGCATCCAGGAAACCATACAGaccagaaacaacaataaaactagAAGACATCTTTAAAGTCCCACCTGGAGGAGATCAACCAATTAAAACAGTGATGACTAAAGGAGCAGCTGGCATTGGGAAAACAGTCTTAACACAGAAGTTCACTCTGGACTGGGCTGAAGACAAAACCAACCAGAACATCCAGTTCATATTTCCATTCACCTTCAGAGAACTGAATGTgctgagagagaaaaagttcagcttGGTGGAACTGATTCATCACTTCTTTCCTGAAACCAAAGGAATCTTTAGCTTTGAACAgttccaggttctgttcatctttgatggTCTGGATGAGAGTCGACTTGGTCTGGACTTCAACAACAATCCGATCCTGACTGATGTTACAGAGTCCAGCTCAGTGGATGTTCTGCTGACAAACCTCATCAGGGGGaaactgcttccctctgctctcctctggataaccacacgacctgcagcagccaatcagatcccaCCTGGATATATTGACATGGTCATAGATATCGGAGGTTTCAATGACCCACAGAAGGAGGAGTATTTCAGAAAGAGATTCAGTGATGAGGAACTGGCCAACAAGATCATCTCCCACATCAAGGCATCACCAACCCTCCATATCCTGTGTTATATCCCAAtcttctgctggatcactgctacAGTTCTGGAGGATATAGAGAAAACCAGCAAGAGTAGAGGCCTGCCAAAGACTCTGACTGAGATGTACATCCACTTCCTGGTGGTTCAGACCAAAGTGATGAAGGTCAAGTATGATGGAGGATCTGAAACAGATCCACACTGGAGTCCAGACAACAAGAAGATGATTGAGTCTCTGGGAAAACTGGcttttgatcagctgcagaaaggaaacctgATCTTCTATGAATCAGACCTGACAGAGTGTGGCATCGATATCAGAGCAGCCTCAGTGTACTCAGGAGTGTTCACACAGATCTTTAGGGAGGAGAGAGGGCTGTACCAGGACAAGGTGTTCTGCTTCGTCCATCTGAGTgttcaggagtttctggctgctcttCATGTTCATCTAACCTTTACTGAACGTTGTGAGAACTTGATGGACAAGAACACCTTTGTGGAAGAGCCTGATCTAAATGTTCTTTACCAGAGTGCTGTGGAGAAGGCCTTAGACAGTCTGAATGGACACTTGGATCTCTTCCTCCGCTTCCTTCTGGGTCTTTCTCTCCAGACCAACCAATCTCTCCTTAAAGGCCTGCTTAAATGGACCACAAATAACTCACAGAGGAATCAGCACACAGTCCAGTGCATAAAGAAATACACTGAAAAATCTCTATGCTTTGAGAAAATGTTGTGTCTGTTCCACTGTCTGAATGAAATTAAGTATAATTCAGTAGTGGAGGAGATCCAGCAGTACCTGACTTCAGGACGCCTCAGAACGCACAACTTGTCTCCTGCTGAGTGGTCAGATCTGGTCTCCATCATTCTGTCTTCAGAAAGTAATCTGGATGTCTTTGAACTCAAGAATTATGATGATTCAGAGAACGTtcttctgatgctgctgccagtGGTCAAGGTCTCCATTACAGCTCT GCTGGCAGGTTGTGGGCTCTTTAGGAGAACATGTGAGGCCTTGTCCTCCATTCTCAGCGCCCCGACATGTAGCATAATGGAGCTAGATTTAAGTAACAACAATCTGGAGGACTCTGGACTAAATCTTCTGCTGCTTGGAATGAAAAATCTTGATTGTAAACTGGAAATTGTGAG ATTGAGTCGCTGCAACTTGTCCGATAAAAGCTGTGAGAGCTTGTCGTCACTTTTCTGCTCCCGGCCTTGTAGTCTGAGAGAGCTGGACCTGAGCAGCAACAGcctgcaggattcaggagtgaagcAGCTGTGTGCTGGGCTGCAGAGTTCTCACTGCAAACTGGAAACTCTCAG aCTTAGTCTCTGCTACCTGTCAGACAAAAGCTGCCAAGCCATCTGCTTCATCCTCTCTTCTCAAACTTCACTTTTGAGAGTGCTGGACCTGAGCAACAATGACCTCCAGGACTCTGGAGTGCAGCTGCTGTGCGAGGGACTGGAGAGTCCAAACTGCAAGCTTGAGTCGCTCAG CTTGTCAGGCTGCATGATCACAGAGGAAGGCTGTGCTTCCCTGGCTTTAACTCTGAGCTCCAAGCCTTCAGCGCTGAAGCAACTGGACCTGAGTTACAATCATCCAGGAGAATCAGGACTTAAGCTGCTGTCAACAGGCCTGGATGACCCAAACTGGGCACTGGAGACTCTCAG GGTGGAGCCTGCTGGAGTCCGATGGTTGACTCCAGGTCTGAGGAAGT cTGGATTGTGTTTATCTCCATCAGATTCCTGTCAACTCACCGTCGACAGAAACTCAGTGACTGGAAACCTGAAACTTTCTGAAGACAACATGAAGGTGACACGTGTGGAAGAGAAGATATTTCCTGAATATGAGGAGTCTTACCAGCTGCTCTGTAGTAATGGTCTTACTGGCCGTTGTTACTGGGAAGTCGAGTGGACAGGAGAGATTGACGTGTCAGTaaacagagaaaggaaagaggaagaaaaggacaGAGACTCTCCACTGGAACTGATGGATTTCAGCTGGAGTTTGGGATGTTCTGATACTGGTTACTCAACTAGGAAGGATAATAGCAAACTATCTTTAGTAGCTTTCTCCAACCAGCCTGTTTCTCCAAAAATAGCGATGTACTTGGACTGTCCGGCTGGAACTCTGTCCTTTTTCAGTGTTGACTCGGATTCTCTGAGCCACATCCGCACATTCAACGCAGTGATTGCAGAACCTCTTTATGTTGGTTTGAACTTCTTTTTCACCAATAGTTCTGTATCGTCTGTAAGAACCACTGCCCCTCTTTGCTAG